A stretch of DNA from Hippoglossus stenolepis isolate QCI-W04-F060 chromosome 16, HSTE1.2, whole genome shotgun sequence:
GGAGATTgtacccactcaccagagttacatagaaaaaatacattcagggtgaggagtgggaatgaaatgGGAAACATTCTCACTAtttcaagtcagtgaaccatTGAACTCATTTTGATCAAGTTGCTGGTTTAAGataaaaaagttgcatagtgttgctttaattttaCATTGATTGACTTTTTCATTAACTGACtcattgtttcagctctaattTATTCCAAGTTTTACACATGAATAGAATAAACAGATAATCGTCTCATATTCAGAGATATAATATGAGAACAAACTGAGACGTTTAATGTTGAAAAGACAAACTCAACACAAGTAGTTTAAAAACTGACTTTGTGACTGCATCAGAACAGTCGTACAGTCTtacctttacatttaaaaatgaatacacCCCCACCCCATCAAAAGTAACCACCACCAACAACTACATCCCCGGGGTCCTAAACGCGCTCCAAAAGCATGATGGGAGAAAACAAGTAGCCAGTAAGGGAGCCTGCTGGCTCGAAGTGTATCCGTGTGAGGACCAGAATGTCTTACTTGCCTTGTGTTACATGTTGGCATGGCAGCAGTAGATGAGTACTACTGAACAAATTATGAGCGCAGACTTAACGATCTTACAGGCCCCTAGCTGGGGACAAAGTGGGGGGAACAAAAATGAAAGAGCTGTGAGTATCAACGCAGTGGAAGTGACTGCAAGTattcaaaaaataataataagttagTGAATATATACATCAGGCAACATGTGCTCTGTAAACTAATTAAGAGTTAATGAGAGAGAAGTGACAGTTAGAATTAAATTCACTGTGTAATACACGATGGAGCTCGACTGTCAAACTGATTCTTCTGCAGAAGTTTCCAAGTCTTTTAACTTGTCAGCAAATATTCACTGTAAATGTTCATATTCTCAAATGAAAAAGTCCAACCTCAAGTTCTCTTGTACTTTTAATTTGGATCAATTTCCAATGTACACTGTATTTATGGATTTGTTTGATAACATTATGTTGCATCCCCTTTCTCTCATACTGCCTGTGACCCTgtgacccataatgcatttcAATAACCACCACTGACAGAGACTATGCTTGTTCAAAGTAGGTGCAGAGTAGAATTGATTAGATGAGGATTTTTTAGGCTAAAACTGATATTATATTGGTCAATagcataaactgtatataaagatggacgacatgacagcttccaaaAATTAAGCCAAAACATCACCTGGGGGCTGGCtgcagttcaggtcataaacagtgcctcccccatgttagcagatgggacgtggactaaattaaaagtcaaagtacgcataacatattttttttcttaaagatggttcggtttgaatgaattatttgatgaaataaaagggCTGAgacgtgattgacagctgagactggttGGTTGAGTGCGATACTAAGCAGGCTTCACTCCACGAACAAGATGGCGACACCTGTATAaaggatattttggtttcatttttgtacagtggaaGGAAGTCGaaatgcgtcgtccatctttatttacggtcTATAGTCAATAGTCCTTTTTTTTCGTAGATTAAAATCTAGACTGAAAACTTTTTTATAATTGGATCTGAGATATGTATTGAATGAGACATTTTACATTCAGAAAATCTACCCTCTGCTGGACAAGTAAAGCTGTAAAGGTTTACCTGACATGGACTGATTGATCAAACTGGTCTGACTCCCCCTACTGGCAATAATTTTTTTCTCTATTGATATTTTTATGGTATTTATGGTATTTATGGTATCACTTGATCTGTCAGTCATTtagtcaataaaataaaaataaatatcacaataaaATGTCTGAGCTCGATTAGATTTGACAAACTTTGTATAAACTGTTTATACAATAACTCAGGTCTGCAATTATGGATTACTTCCACAGCTGATTAATCTGCCAATAAGTATATCTTCgtgataataataaagtataataagtaataaaaaacactgtttgtggTAATAATCACCTTAGTGATTGATAATCAAGATTTTTACACTGATAAACTTATTATCATTTTTTTGCTTcaataacattttcactgaataCAATTAAGAAATATAATTATATCACTGTTATGACATTTTACAGAGGATTTCTTTAAGGTGGACTTTTTCTTTGACAATGAAACATTCAGGCCTAAATACCACACAGAAATAACTATATATCAGTTTATCGACCTCTCATGTGAATTTACTGGACTTTTCTTACCTTTAATAAATGAGTAGCTTAACATGAGGCAGGTTTACTCAGATAATCAAGTCACAAAAAgccttattttaatattcatgtaaGATCTGATCTGTGTTattgagatttattttgaaaaatagcTTGTTTATCTGTAGAAGTCGTCCATTGTGAGTATTTTACAATATAGGAAACATATTCACATAAACAAGTCATTAATTAGTAAGCCCTATCTGTTTTCCTTATTCTGTGttaaattattatgtttttgcaTTAATACTATTATTTTTGATTCAATAATCTGACTTGTTTCGCATGTTTGCTTGTAACCACAACATAGTTTTGGTTTTTCAGgtcataaagaaataaaaaaaacatattttgtgctTGTTTCAGTGTGACAAAAGAAAATTCAGCaagtgagagaaaataaaaagaggaaacatgagtTCACCAGTTCAGTCAGTTTTCAGTTCAATACCTGGTCGTCGTTTAGATAGTTGGGCAGGCCTCCAATAAACAGTTTATGGGGGGAATCAGGAACGACAGTGGAGACGACACCTAAACAGAGGGAAGAAAGTAAAGGTTAAAACTCCATTTAAAGTTCTCTACATCCCATAACAGAACTTGTTATTACTGCaggctggggaaaaaaagccatCGGGAACAAACCTGGGACATGGAACGCTGGCTGCTCTGAGATACCTGGTAAAGGTCGATAGTCGTGAGGTCGTCTAATCTTCAGAGACTGACCCTGGAAAATGATTCCATCGAAGGCCATGGCCTGCGTCGTCTCGTCTACCGACCGGAACTAGGAATAAAGAACAAACAATGCTTTGAGACTTCTGCTGcaaaggttcctcacagtgacaCGATGCAAACTTGTAATATCGTGTGAAAGAGGCAGGAAAGAGAATAACTTTTTGCAGCATCAGCAAGTCTCAGTTACTGTCACACGTTTATTTTAGAGATGAATACactttgtatgcatgtgtgtttgtttgtttgcaagttAGTTTAGATTTGTAGACCATTGATGTAGCATATGGTTCTGACAAGTGTTAAATGGATAAACTTTATTATCCCCCCCatcatggaggttatgtttttcgcCCCTGTCCGTTAGTTTGTATGTGAGCAAGAGGTGAAGTACACAACAATACATAAGcggcacacaaacaaaatcttTACTCATAGAGAAAATAATTGGAATAATTGAAATTGATAATTAGACAGCGGTGGAAGAAAGTCAGCTTATACACAGAATAtacttgttgttttggtttttcattgGATTTCTATGAGagtctagttttttttttgtgtcagaaACACGAACCTCAAGGAAAGCAAAGTTTTTATCCTGATTAATCTGCACAGCGAGTACAGGGTTACTTGGAGCTTGTGAAAGGCCTGCGAGTCGCATCTGAGCATTAAAGAACTCGGCCATGGACTCCTgcgaagaaagaaaacatagaCAACGTGACGGGACTCCATGCGACATGAAGATATCTGTGTTGGGTAAAAACATCACAGTCATTGGAGATAAAAGAAGAGTAACTGGAGACTTTACCTCAGTCACCCCAAAGGGAATATTTCCAACATAGAGGCGTCTGGCTTGTCTTGTCATCTGACTCCCAACTAGGGGCACTTGTGTCGGTGCTGCAGCCACTCCAGTGGTGGTGGATGTTGCCAGCAGAGCAATTGTCGGTATCTGCCCGGCCGCtgaggaaaaaatgaaacagagagCAGAACAGTTACCTTCTACAACCTTTAACCCCTTTTATTTTatagtattatttattttcattgtttttaacagttttttgtgGTGACTAGATGATGCATATAAAATGTGACGATAATAATGTAGAGATCGTACTGATAGCATTGTAGCAATAGCAGCAATAACATTGTAGCCATAGCACATAACATTATAGCAATAGTAGTGATAACATTGTAATGATAGTAGCAATAACATTTTAGCGATATTAGCGATAAAATTGTAGCAATTACAtcttttttcattgatttctaaGTGGATTAATTAACTTGTATTCATGATGGACAGTGGATATAATAATATCTTCAGTGAGTATAAgtcaaaatgaatcaaaaaatatatattaaatttgtgttttgttccgACTTTAGTTATTACTGCCAGAACGTATATAAAGTTTGACACAAATTCAAGACttgtgcacaacaattacatacaTCTGTCGCTGGCAATACAATTCTTAGATCACAGGCTCCCTTCTAGCCATGCTCCAAAATATGtagaaagaaaaccacacaagcaaaaaataaaaaattgaatgTATAAAAACTTTCCCCGTTTAGAATCAGGACTAGAGACTTGTTCAGCTCTTCCCACAAGcttaaaataacattaatgtATGCAAGCCCCTAAGAGAAGTGCTGGTAGGTGTAGCTCTGAATACATCTGACTCAACTGAACAAGCAAAGAGAACATGTGAAGTACCTTGCATAGCTTTATATTGCATTGGTGTGATGTGTTCAAAGCCAGGAGGAGGCACGTCCCAGTATTTGCAGgtctttttcttccttgttCGCCTTGGAGAGTGACTGGACACAAAAGGATGAAATAACAGAAGTCAGCAGTCAGTTTATGTGCATTTGTCCACCAAGAAAAGTTATACACTATGTCCAAATCACAAATCCAAATACATTTCCAATGTATTTGACAGCCATTactgtttatctgttttaaaCATGATATTTTTAGAAGAATTTTAGAAGGATAATTAACGAAGGCTGAATTCCAAAGCTCCTTCAGCTTCAGAATCCCAGTATGgctttattgttttggtttactCTTAAAGCTCTCATGGTTCAGTTTAAAGTCCagtgtgtgacagacacagagttctggagcatttagcagctcaAGACCCGGATATTTCCCTCAGGCAGTGGTGAAGACAAAACATAGCGATacaacagagggaggaagtgtaaataaagaaaaagtgctTAAAAGGTGATATTAGTGTTGGATAGATTGTGTTTCTGCGGCCCCCAAGTGATAAAAAATTAGTGAGCATGAGTTTCACCTGTGGTCCCCTTTCTATGAGGTCTTCTATAAGTCTGCAGTGACAAAGGTTTAATAAGAACTACTTTTACTGAGGAACATAGTACATGGACTTATAGTACACAGTATAGGTACACACAGTATTTGAGTCTCAGTAAATAATAGATGGACCCAGTGTGTGATTCATGTTGAGACAGGTGTATTTTCCCCATTAAAATCCTGCCTGGTGCATCTGCAACTCTgtgattctgctgctgctgctgctgctgtatggGCGGCATGAGGCAGCTTTCAGCCGCTGACCTGTGCTTCTTGTGGTCCCGGGACGAGCTCCTTCGGTCCCGGCTCTTCCTGTCCCTGCTCCGGCTTCGTTTCTCTCGGCTGCGGCTCCCTCTGTCTttgctccctctgtctttgctccctctgtctttgCTCCCTCTGTCCTTGATCCCTCTGTCTTTGCTCCAGCTGCCGTGTTTGTCGCCTCGGACCGGAGATCCACTGCGACtcttctttttgtgtctttctctttctcgcTCTGTGTGATCATTAAAGGACAGCAGCAAGCAATATTTACTAGCCTGTATGTCAGCCTATAATTTATGTAGATTTTTCTGGTGAGTACTACTGTATAAAGGATACTGGGCTGCAAATATTCAATTCAGGGgatgaacattttcatttatatagttatcattcatgtgtttttaattgggttttaaaacacttaaacattATTCTAAAAGATAGAGAAGCTCTGACACCCTTCAGTCTCCCCTGTGTTGAGctgcttcatatttctttgAGAAACTTGACAGTTGAACGTGGCCTCACTTCTTGGCAAAAGCAAATATCAGAGAGAACAAGATGTGAGACCTTTTATCAAATCAATAAGAGGTACTCTGTATTTCGTTATAGATCAGATCCCTGCACCTGGAAGCTCTGCTTTGATTAAATGTCGAGGTTTAAACGAGTGTTTGggttatttttttctcactggTGAGCTtctatgtgttgtgtgttaccTTATCATTTGTTGCCTTTCTATCAATTGCCTATACTTTAAAATATCAGCAGGGGAATAAAAATGCCTAGCACACTTCCCGAAAGCCCAGGAAGACTTTTTCATCGAACTAACAGCCCAAGTActgaaaatattacattttcatcacatgttacaaaataaaatataacaaaagttattaaataaaaataagaatatgaTTTTTCCTTCAACCCACAGAATTATTATGTGTATTTATCTGtcatctgttcagtgttttcacGTGAAGCACTATGACTCCTAATTGCAGATTAACTTTTGAATAAATCTGCACACATAAAGATTATTACTACTAATTatgtacaataataataatcaatgcAATAATGAGAAGCTTTAAAACCCTCTGTATGCGtctgtattttaaccatttcttttctgttgtgccgcactttgtactttgtgttaaAAAACTTGAATacataaatctataaataaagttactaTTATTATAGACAGTAGACTTTGTTGcttatctgtttttttattcatttttaaaataatattttgatattaaatATTAGCAGAAGGGATTATACCATCATTATACCATAGAATCTGGCAATCTGACTATTTGGTCCAAATCCAAATCCTactattcataataataataataataataataaatttataaaaatgttcccCATCAACATCATCAACTTTGTTTTAAGTGCAGTCTAATGTGACCAAATGTGTTGTAACAAGGAAACACTGAGCAGATGACAGAGAAGTGCaattaatttgaaaatgaacCTTTAGTAATGGATGCCGAATTAATAGCTACATGAAATTGATTCATACAATGTCATCAGGTCATTTTTTAGCAACGTGAATATCCTTGTCGGAGAGCACGATATTATAAGAAGGTGCAAAATGTAAATAGAGTTTCGTATCTTGTCGTCTCGCGCAGGAGAATGCGCAGTAAATCCACACCGGTACCGGACTGCGTTTGGAATAGTGCGTAAAAAGGAGCCGGCGGCTGTGTGGAGACAGTGTGGGTGAAGGTGAGACAGTGAATTAATGCTGACATGAAAAGGGAAAGGAGCTGAGTCACAGCCGCTGTCAGGACGcgttattcattcattcaagaATCAGCACATCTGCGCTTCAGCGCCGACAAGCAGCCGTTTTCAGTCCGTGGTCCCAACTCTCACCTTGTCGATTCTGGCTCAGCTGCTTCTCAAATTCCTCGAAATCCGACATTGCTCCGGATGTTTTGATGCGTGGAGAGACGGAGCAGGTCCGGCTCGTCTGAGGGGGCAGCGATGAACCGAGCAGCTCCGATGACAGAGCCGCAAAAACCCGCTGACATCTGCCGGAGCCCagacacacgcgcgcgcactcacacgcacacacacacacagtaaacacactgcATCCGGTGATCCTTCAAAATAACACTGTGACCCGAgctcacctccaccaaggttcAGATCACACATGAATACAAAACATGATGTCGTGCAATATATCATATCACCGTGCACGATTTTACCAACTTTACTAGGTGTGTATATAATCTTATAACATCAATGATCTCATTACTTGTCTATTTTTATGTATTAATAATCGTATAACTTGTCAATTCATTATAACAATAGTCTcatcacttgtgtgtgtttttaaatattaataatggTAATATTTGTCTATTTTCTATCGATAATCGTATTACTTTTTCTATCTCGTGTTATATGTGGGTTTAAAGGAGAAAATTGGATATATATTAGtataacagcaacaaaaaaatcataataaagTTCCTGCTACAGCGGAACATGTTTAGGACCACATTTTGCGATgacaacacaatgacacaaaaacactcaaaccAGGTGGAAATGATAAATAATCTTCAAATAAACTGCAGAACCTGTCGCTATAGTCCATATTAACAATATGTTATTGTGATGAGGACAACATCcggtttagatttttttctttgtaaaactTGATTGGAAGAATTTTCGTGCTTTTAatttttgacacacacacacacacacacacacacacacacacacacacacacacacacacacacacacacacacacacacacacacacacacacacacacacacacacacacacacacacacacacacacacacacacacaaactctgtcGCACAATGGAGTTAAACTACACACAAGCCCCAGGTTCACTGCACCTATGTGTCGACATGATTTGATAAATTGCCAATTTGCTGGAAAGTTTTTGCCCTGATGTTTAATATCAGCTCAGACAGGTCTATCATTTTAAGATCTGAATTATTTCCTGAGCTCAGTTGTTTTTAGATGCTGTTTTAATTTTTCAGGCAAAGTAGTTTAAATGCATCAGAGAACTACAGGCACAGATTAACATTGGTGTGcttattattttcttcaataATCGATTGATCACTTAGgtaataaaatgtaagaaaacagtGAGAAATTCCTCAATATTCTCTATAGAGTCAAACTGCTTCTGATGTCAAGAACCAGTCAAGACAgcttagaaaaaagaaaaaatagaaaatagttaaagctttaaaataaaataccttttttGATTTTAAGTCAATTCATTAATCAACAGTTCCTGTTACTTAAAATAATGAAGCTCACTTAAAGGTTAGACCTATTTGCAAAACTGTAGCCTATAAGTGTAGGAAACAGAGGAATTAGCGCCAAGAAATATTGTGTTCAAAATTGTATTCAACGGCATTTTGGTCAAACACAATCCAACACACAATCCACTGCATGACTCTGGTAAAACTTGTTTCTGTTCATAAATCTGAAAATTCACAATACAACATGTGTATAATTATCATTAATTCCACCTATAGGAAGCTGCACAGCAGCCGATGGGAACTCCCCCTAACCCCCGACTCCTCTGTAATTCTACATGTTGACAACATGTATGGAAAATAACTGACTCAGCTGTGCTGCTATTAAAAGACCTCAAATCCCAAAGTATTGCTGTGCCCAGGCGGCTGTCATGTCCGAGGCACTCTGTGACTGAGCTGCTgagtcgagctgctgcagctcctcaggaGAGGAATCAAACGACACCTGCAGAGGCCTGAGACGCAGTAAGTGCTGGCTGTCTTTCATTTCTTGTAATATCGAGGTCAGATGGCTCTGTTACTTTAAAACGAATCGCTCTTCATGTGCCAAGTGTCAAGATACTGTGAAAGGATTTTTCTGAGGGTGatgctgtgttttaatatttcattttgtgcCAGGAAAGCTGCAGCATGCAATGAAAAgtgctcttgttttcttttgcgTTTGTGGATATCTTGACCTTGTTGTGAAATAACTGTGACGAGTACCCTGTGACACTGAGCCTTTGTGAGAGATACAGTATCTATTTCTAGGGCACTTTATATTTAGAAGTCTCTTCTTGGACAAACAGCTGGTGCTCTGCATGGTAAACCTAAACCAAAAGTTTATCTCCACACTCCCTGTCGGACACAAATAGAACATGTGAGTGTTGGTTTCAATGATCT
This window harbors:
- the LOC118122962 gene encoding splicing factor U2AF 65 kDa subunit isoform X2, producing the protein MSDFEEFEKQLSQNRQERERERHKKKSRSGSPVRGDKHGSWSKDRGIKDRGSKDRGSKDRGSKDRGSRSREKRSRSRDRKSRDRRSSSRDHKKHSHSPRRTRKKKTCKYWDVPPPGFEHITPMQYKAMQAAGQIPTIALLATSTTTGVAAAPTQVPLVGSQMTRQARRLYVGNIPFGVTEESMAEFFNAQMRLAGLSQAPSNPVLAVQINQDKNFAFLEFRSVDETTQAMAFDGIIFQGQSLKIRRPHDYRPLPGISEQPAFHVPGVVSTVVPDSPHKLFIGGLPNYLNDDQVKELLTSFGPLKAFNLVKDSATSLSKGYAFCEYVDISATDQAVAGLNGMQLGDKKLIVQRASVGAKNANPTSIIETPVTLQVPGLQRLQNSGLPTEVLCLLNMVMPEELVDDEDYEEILEDIREECCKYGSVHSIEIPRPVDGVEVPGCGKIFVEYVSAADCQKAMQALTGRKFANRVVVTKYYDPDMYHKHEF
- the LOC118122962 gene encoding splicing factor U2AF 65 kDa subunit isoform X1, which encodes MSDFEEFEKQLSQNRQERERERHKKKSRSGSPVRGDKHGSWSKDRGIKDRGSKDRGSKDRGSKDRGSRSREKRSRSRDRKSRDRRSSSRDHKKHSHSPRRTRKKKTCKYWDVPPPGFEHITPMQYKAMQAAGQIPTIALLATSTTTGVAAAPTQVPLVGSQMTRQARRLYVGNIPFGVTEESMAEFFNAQMRLAGLSQAPSNPVLAVQINQDKNFAFLEFRSVDETTQAMAFDGIIFQGQSLKIRRPHDYRPLPGISEQPAFHVPGVVSTVVPDSPHKLFIGGLPNYLNDDQVKELLTSFGPLKAFNLVKDSATSLSKGYAFCEYVDISATDQAVAGLNGMQLGDKKLIVQRASVGAKNANPTSIIETPVTLQVPGLQRLQNSGLPTEVLCLLNMVMPEELVDDEDYEEILEDIREECCKYGSVHSIEIPRPVDGVEVPGCGKVRPVSLWSTSLLQTVRKPCKPSPAASLPTEWLSPNTTTLTCITNTSFKAQASLTEHIHPPFVNFGSFTLNDVNVSIETGP